A single Cnuibacter physcomitrellae DNA region contains:
- a CDS encoding LemA family protein, whose product MEWLIPVIIVVVLVVIIGIYLWATYNSLVTLNVRVDEAWSDITVQLKRRADLIPNLIEAVKGYAAHEKGVFESVTQARAETLSAQGPAEASVAENHMQQALKSVFAVAEAYPQLQASQNFLQLQGELVDTEDKIQASRRFYNGGVRELNTKIKVFPNNIFARQLGFTEREFFEVTDVAAISEPPRVQF is encoded by the coding sequence ATGGAGTGGCTCATCCCGGTCATCATCGTCGTCGTCCTCGTCGTCATCATCGGCATCTACCTGTGGGCGACCTACAACTCGCTCGTCACGCTCAACGTGCGTGTCGACGAGGCGTGGAGCGACATCACGGTGCAGCTCAAGCGGCGAGCCGACCTCATCCCGAACCTCATCGAGGCGGTGAAGGGATACGCCGCCCATGAGAAGGGCGTCTTCGAGAGCGTCACGCAGGCGCGAGCCGAGACGTTGAGCGCCCAGGGGCCGGCCGAGGCCTCCGTGGCCGAGAACCACATGCAACAGGCGCTGAAGAGCGTGTTCGCGGTCGCCGAGGCGTACCCGCAGCTGCAGGCGAGCCAGAACTTCCTCCAGCTCCAGGGCGAGCTGGTCGACACCGAGGACAAGATCCAGGCCTCGCGCCGGTTCTACAACGGCGGCGTGCGCGAGCTGAACACGAAGATCAAGGTGTTCCCGAACAACATCTTCGCCCGGCAGCTGGGCTTCACGGAGCGCGAGTTCTTCGAGGTCACCGACGTGGCGGCCATCAGCGAGCCGCCGCGCGTGCAGTTCTGA
- a CDS encoding M48 family metalloprotease, with protein sequence MYRAIAKNKRNTVFIIALFLLIIGGLGYLASVIYHNTAIVVVVVVVASLYALFQYFIASGQAIAMSGAREIQKADNPRLYRIVENLSITTGTPMPKVYIVDDPAPNAFATGRDPKHAIVAATTGLLAIMDDAELEGVMAHELGHVRNYDIRVSMIVFGLVVAVGFIADMLLRLTIFGRNNNNNPVLMIAGLIALIVAPILATVVQLAVSRQREYLADATGALTTRHPDALASALAKLEAYGRPMQKQSSSMAHMWIADPMKPGVVARLFATHPPIPDRIERLHKMGGSF encoded by the coding sequence ATGTACCGCGCCATAGCGAAGAACAAGCGCAACACCGTCTTCATCATCGCCCTCTTCCTCCTGATCATCGGAGGGCTCGGCTACCTGGCGAGCGTGATCTACCACAACACGGCGATCGTCGTCGTGGTGGTCGTGGTGGCCTCGCTGTACGCGCTGTTCCAGTACTTCATCGCCAGCGGGCAGGCCATCGCCATGAGCGGTGCCCGCGAGATCCAGAAGGCCGACAACCCGCGGCTCTACCGCATCGTCGAGAACCTGTCGATCACCACGGGCACGCCCATGCCCAAGGTCTACATCGTCGATGACCCCGCGCCGAACGCCTTCGCGACCGGCCGCGATCCGAAGCACGCCATCGTGGCCGCCACGACCGGGCTCCTCGCGATCATGGACGACGCGGAGCTCGAGGGCGTGATGGCGCACGAGCTGGGGCACGTGCGGAACTACGACATCCGGGTCTCGATGATCGTCTTCGGGCTCGTCGTCGCGGTGGGCTTCATCGCCGACATGCTGCTCCGTCTGACCATCTTCGGCCGGAACAACAACAACAACCCCGTGCTGATGATCGCGGGCCTGATCGCGCTGATCGTGGCGCCCATCCTGGCCACCGTCGTGCAGCTCGCCGTGTCGCGGCAGCGGGAGTACCTGGCGGATGCGACGGGGGCCCTCACGACCCGCCACCCGGATGCTCTCGCCAGCGCCCTCGCCAAGCTCGAGGCCTACGGGCGACCGATGCAGAAGCAGTCGTCGTCGATGGCGCACATGTGGATCGCCGACCCGATGAAGCCGGGTGTCGTGGCTCGCCTGTTCGCCACGCACCCGCCGATCCCCGACCGCATCGAGCGTCTGCACAAGATGGGCGGCTCCTTCTAG